The region TTGGCGCTCCCAGGAGTGTAATTCAATAATTGTTTTTGAAGGCTAGATTTTTGAGCTTCGAGTTGATTTATAATATTCGGTATTTGACTTTCAGTAGCGTTAATAAGAGATACCATGGAATTGTATTCACTATTTCCTTTAACGAAAAAAGCTTCCGAGGTAACCTCGTTTATTTTGTAATATGATGCTACTATCCCAACCACCACTAAAGGAATAATCACAATCTGACTTTTTTTAATATTAAAGATTTTTACATATGGATTGAACTGTTCTGATACCGCACTTGAGAGGATAAATACACTTAATATAAGATTTGGATGCATGTGAAATGCAAACTCTGTGAAAGCATGAATTGCCATAACCGTGGCACTCCATCCAAATAAGGGGAATAAAAGACTCTTGTTGTCATCTTCTTTTTCATACTTTAAAACTTTAAAGTATATCACCATTAAACTTACCAGCATCAGTAATATTGAAGAGAAACCTAAAATACCTGTCTCTCCCAAAACCTGTAGATAATCGTTGTGAGCCCTTTTGAAGTTATTCCAAGCATATAAAAATCTCTCGGGGTTTTCAGCTTGCACCTCAGCTAGGTAATGAACCGCATAAACGGGATATGTACTTATTCCACTACCAATTATAAAATGATTTTTATGATTCTCATCTGCAAATTGTTTTACAGCGGAAAACCATGATAAACTTCTTTCATCCCAAGAAGAGACAGAAGTCATTGCTGCAAAACGGTCTGCAGCAATTACTTCCCCACCTCGGTTGAATGGTGTTTCAAAATTAAACATAAGAAATAAAAATGCTAAAACAGATAAAACCAAAATTATCCAAATTTTAAACTCTTTACTTTTTACATAATTTTTCAGGGTTTCTTTTTTATTAGAAATGAGGTAAGATATTATAGCGAATCCTAAACCAATAAAAGTGGCAAGGTAAATCGAACGAGTTTGTGCCAACAAAACAACCCAATACATTATAAAAACATTCGCTAAAGCATATATTCGAATGTAGGTATTCGTATTTTTCCTTAAAGTAAAATATATAGAAACTGGTAACAGTTGTGCCAAATAGTCCGAAACAAAATTTGGATTCCCGATAGTTGTTCTTAAGACAATTCTTTGAGAAGGATCTCCATACTTACCAAAAAACAAATCAAAGCCTAAGAACTTATTCAAAAGTCCATCTATGGCAATAACAGTGCCAGTAACCATAAAAACAAAAAGACCATACTCAATGAATTTAAAATCTTTTCCAAAGCGTGTAGTAATTACGTAAGAAAAAAACATAACAAGAACAATATAAAAAGCTACTCCTACAGACGTTGGAAGGTAATATTTATTCTCCAAGTAGACCGATATTAAAGATAAAAAAGCAGAAATACTGAAAAAAGATAAAAAAATATGTGGATAAGTGAATTTTATTGAAATAGGTTTAGAAAAGTATTTGAACAAATAATAAATTAAAATAACAACCATGAATAAAGAAAAAACTAAATGTTTTTGGGTAGAATACTCATACACCAAATTGGGTATCATTAAAAAAGGTATTAAAGCAAACAAAACTAACAAATTCAATATATCATTAGGAATCTTTGCATTCTCTTGCAAATAATATACCTCCTCTGTTTACCGCTTCTTGCAAACCAAACAATTAAAACTAACTTTGAAACTTGGGGGTTTGGTTTTCAAAGGCCTAAGTCTTTGAAAATGCTCCCCAATTACTAAAATAGATTTAAAGGTTCTAGGGGGGTCTTGGGGGGGTATCCCCCGTTTGGTGAACTCCCAAACTAAGATTTTAATTCTTGTTGATTTTTGTTTTTGATCTTTGGGCTTTGGTTCTTAAAGGCATAAGCCTTTAAGAATGTCCTCCTAACTCTTAAAATAGATTTAAAGGTTGTAGGGGGTCTTGGGGGGTATCCCCCCAATGTATTATTTTAGACCAAAAAAATCAATAACTGCATTTTTAATAATTTCAGCAAAAACATCTACATATTTCCCACTCGTAAACTCATCTACTACTTTAGGGTTACTGATAAATTCCATTTCAAATAAAACAGCGGGACTTCTAGTATAAGCCAAAACAGCAAACTCCGCAGTATAAACTCCCCTAAGTTTAACTCCATTTACATTCAAATAATTTCCCAATATATTAGCAAACTTCTCGCTTTCATCTAGACTGTTTTCTTTATCCGTTACCCATGTTTCTATGAGAGTCTTATCAGTATTAAAATCCAAATTTTCCCGATAGGCTATTCTTCTCGCATATGCGCTTTCTGAAAAATCAAAATAGTAAACCTCTGATCCATAAACTGTTGTATCTTGAGGATAATCATTCAAGTGTAAGCTAATGAATAAATCCGCACCTTTTTCATTAGAAAAAACCGCTCTATCGTGTAAATCAACGTATACATCGCTTGTCCTAGTTAGATAAACGTTAACACTGTATGGTTTCAAAAGTTCTTGAGCTTTTTTTGCTACCTTTAAAGTAATATCTTTTTCAAAAGTCTTGTTTGGACCAACCGCTCCTGGATCTATCCCTCCATGACCTGGATCCAAGACTAAAACAGGCAAAGTGATTTTATCTTTAAAAGAAAGGTCTAATATTATTCTACTTTCTTCAATTAATTCTTCTATATCCGCGGAGTTATTCAGTTTTACTTGTATCCATACTTCTGTTGGTGAGTAGTGATACGCCTTTATGTAATTAATCTTATTGTTGTATTCTTCATAGTAATAAGAATTGGGGATTTCGGCACCTTTAATCTTAATCAAATATCCAGATTTATTAACCAAAGGATATATTCCAACATCGTCAGGACTCGAAGAAAGCTCTATTATTATTCTAGCATCAGTTTTTTGTATGATCGTTTTTATTGAAGTTAATTGAGTTAGTGGCAGATTCAAGTACACAGCGGAATCGTTAGAAATTAATTCTAGATTGATCAACTTAACCATTAATTCTGCGGTTAAATAAATCTCTCCATCAATTATTTTCAGATCATTTGGATCGAAATGAAGGGATTCAGTGCTGTTGATAATGGCTAAACTATTCTGAGGAAAAATGAAAACGTTCCATTTACTATCTTTTACGTAAATCAACGTATCATTATATACATCTAAGGTTCTTCCACTTTTTTCAGAAATAACCTTTAAACTAACATATAGATTCTCCCCATCTTCGAAATAGTAAGCCGAATCTATTTCTCTCCATTGAAAATAAAGTGCTTTTGGAAACGTAATAACCGAGAGAAATAAAAAACCAAAAATTATTAACCGCCTAATTATCCCTTTATTCACCTTTTTATCCCCCTTGGTTGATCAGCCAAAATTTCTAACATTTTTTCTGCAATATCATAATTGGGAAGAACAAAATCCGCATAACCTTCTTGGACAACAATTTTAGGCATTCCATAAACAACAGAAGTTTCTTTTGACTCAGCTATAACTTTCCCGCCGTAATGTTTAACTTTAAACGCTCCTTTCGCTCCGTCTCTTCCCATTCCTGTCAGAATAACTACCAGTGCGCTTTCTTTAAAAATCTCAGCAGCTAGGTCAAAAGTGAAATCAGCTGAAGGCCGTACGTTATTAATTTTATCACTTTTGTCTAAAAACAATTTTATTTTATGATCTTCTTGTCTTAAACCTAAATGAAAATCTCCAGGAGCAATATATACAACATTCTTTTGTAAAAGTTCACCATCTTCGGCTTCTTTAACCTTTAAGTTTGAAATTTTATCCAACCTATAAGCTAAAGAAGCTGTAAAACCTGCCGGCATATGTTGAACAATAATTATAGGAACATTTAAATTTTCAGGTAGTTGCGGGATTATAACATCTAAAGAACGCGGGCCTCCCGTTGAACTCGCTATCAACACAACTTTTTCTCCCAATATATTTACTCTTGCACTTTTCCTTATCTTCTTGCTTCCAACAAAATGGATATTTTTCAATTTTTCGATAGAGACCTTCATACTTTCTCTTATCTTTCTCAACAATTCATCCTGAACGTCTCTTATAGTCCAAGAGGTACTTCCAGCCGGTTTTTGAATAAAATCAAAAGCTCCCTTTTCTAAACATTCTATAGTAATAGAGGCTTCATTTGAAGTTAAACTGCTTACCATAATAACCCTTGTTGGAGATTTTAACATTATCTCACTTAAAGCATCGAGCCCATTCTTTTTAGGCATTTCAACATCTAAAGTAATCACGTCTGGTTTTAAGGACACAGCTTTTTCTACGGCTTCGACTCCATCTTTAGCTAATCCAACCACTTTCATGTCAGGTTCCTTGTCTATAATATCTTTTAGAACCATTCGCATAAAAGCAGAATCATCCACTATTAAGATCTTTATCTGCTCCAAGTATCTTCCTCCTCATTATTTTTCTCTATTTTTATAAATAAAACCACATAAATTCAAGAAAAGCAAAAAAACTATTGCTAAAATTATACCATATTGAGGGCTTAGATTGAAAAAAGCGTCACCGAATATAATTATTCCAACCGCAACGGCAAAAATCGAAGTAATAAAAACCGCAGCTGCAGAAACATCTTTTATTATCTTTACCGAAGAACTATAAAAAGGATGGAGAAAATCCAACAGTTTCTCTGTTACAGTATTCACTGTTTCCATTATCAAAACTAACATAACTGTAAATATTAAAAGTATAAACTCTACTTCAGTTAAGTCGGCAAAAATAGCAACAATTAATACTAATAATCCTATTAAACTTTGTATTCTAAAGTTTCTTTGAGATTTATAAATTTCTATGAGCCCTTTTAATGCATAAGAAAAACTACTTTTTAGGCTCCTATTTTCATCGTTTCTATTCATAACCTTTCCCTAATTTTTTATACATTTTAGTTGACTCTAAAGGATATTTTTTCTTACATAAATCATACCCAATCTTGATAGCTTTTTCATCAATTTCTAGGTAATTTTTCGATACGTTCGATTTAACTTCTTCTATAAGCCTCTCCAAACTAACTATTTGAGTTACTGAACAAAGAACCCCTAACCCTATCATGTTAGCCACATTTTTGTTTGAAAATTCTTCTATAGCTATTTGTGAAGCTGAGACTTTAATTATTTTTTTGGTTATTCTTTCTACATACTGAGGTATATTTTCAACAAATTTTTCATCGTAGAATAAAATGCCATTTCTTTTGAGATTTCCAATATGATTTAAACCAACATTATGCATCAAATACAATATATCAAAATTTTTTGCTTCAGGATAATCTATAGGTTCTTGATCGAAGAGCACATCACAATAAGAAAGTCCGCCTCTCACTTGGGCACCGTAATGTTGAGATTGAACAACCCAAAATCCTTCTTTTACCAATGCTTTCGCAAATATTATTCCCATTAAGATGTTACCCTGACCTGCTTCTCCACTGAATCTCACTGAATTAGGTGTACCTATTGAACTACTCATTTCGGTGATACCTCCTGTGAAACCAATTTTTTTCTTAATTTTTCATACCTGTCAACGTAACCTTCTTTTTCAACATTCAGAAATTCACCTATTATAATCTTATCTTTCAAGTCGTTTTCATCCATATTTTTGGCCCTGCTCCACATAATAGAGTTATCTTTGAAATATTTCAACATTTGGGTGGATTCTGCCATTTTGTTGTATCTTCCATAGTAAGTGTGACAATTAGTGACTATTTCAACAACAGACATCCCTTTATGTTTTAAGGCGTTTTCTATATATTTAACGGATAACATGTAATGAAAAACGGTTGATCTAGCAACGTAAGTGGCACCAGAAGTGATTGCAAGATTAACTGCATCAAAATTGTTTTCTAAATTCCCATAAGGGGAAGTTGAAGCGTAAGTCCCAGGAGGTGTTTCAGGTGAATATTGCCCGCCTGTCATGCCATAAATAGAATTGTTGAAGATAATAACTGTTAGATCCATGTTTCTACGGCAAGCGTGAATAAAATGATTTCCTCCTATTGCAAGTATATCTCCATCTCCTCCCATTACTACCACATTAAACTCTGGCTTTGCTAGTTTAACTCCTGTTGCAAAGGCCACAGCCCTTCCATGGAGTGTGTGCATAGTGTTAAAATCTAGGTACCCCGTGACTCTTGAAGAACATCCTATACCCGATACAACTGCCACCTTGTTTTTATCCAAACTTAAATTATCCACTGCTTCCACAAAATTTTTCATTATTATTCCATTACCACATCCAGGACACCATACATGGGTCATTCTATCTTTTCTTAAATACTTAAAGTATCTCTCTGTAGGCATTTTATCCCACCTTTCCATTTTGATATTTATTTTGATCATTCGATAACTTTTGTTTGTATGTTACAAGTATCAAAAAACAGTTTTGTTAGACTATCCGGATAACCTTCTCTATAATGAACATTCTTTATTCCCGCATTTATTACCAACCTAGCACATACAGAACAAGGTTGGTGGGTGATATAAATTGATGCGTTATCAGTGCTAATACCGAATTTAGAAGCTTGCATCAAGGCATTTTGTTCTGCGTGAAGACCGTAACAAATTTCTTGGTTTTCTCCACTTTTTATACCTAAATCGTCCCTTATGCAACCTATATCCTCACAATGGGGAAAACCGGATGGTGGTTGATTGTACCCGGTTGCTAAGATCCTTTTTTCTTTTACTATTACGGCTCCAACTTTTCTATGCAAACAGGTAGATCTTTTACTTACCAAATCCGCTACTTCCATAAAATATTTGTCCCAATCTTTCCTTTCTTTGAATAAGTGGGGATTATCAAAATTTTTATTCTTCAAATAATTTTCAACTTCGTCCTTTTTATCCAAGAAAAAACCTCCCTTAAGTTGGAGAAACATCTAATAAATTCTCAAAAACAAACCTTGAAAAGTTTAAACCTTTTGTAGTTAATTTAATAGAATCTTCTATAGATATATATTCTTCCAAATTATTTTTTAACTGATTTAAGACATTGTCAACCACATTTTTAGAGAACCTTTGAATCAAAGAGTCATAAGTTATTCCTTTTGTTAGCCTTAAAGACATAAAAAGGGTTTCTAACAATTCAGTAAACTCATCATTCACATTTTTTGTGTCGTATGGAAGTTCATCATCTTTTAATTTTGTAATATACGCTTTAACATCTGAAGTATTCACATATCTCTCTTTGTTGATATGCCCTCCAGCAGAAATCCCAAATCCGACATAATCTAAGTTATACCAATAAAATTGATTGTGAATACATTCTTTTTGGTGTAACGACCAACTTGAAATTTCATATCTATTATATTGCAATTTTTTCAATTGATCATAGATATAATCAAGAAGGTCATATACTAAGTCATCTTCCGGAAGTTTCATTTCCTTGATTTCAAGAAAATGTTTTAAAGGAGTATCATGTGAAGAATCCAATAAATAATAAGAAATATGAGAGGGTTTCATCTTTTCTATAAATTCCAAATTACTATTAACCGTATCGAAATTTTCATATGGTAATCCGACGATAAAATCTATATTTATATTATCATAAAAAGACGTCAAAAGTTTATAAGATTCTAATTCTTTATTAAAATCATGGGATCTTCCAACAGTTTTTAATATCTTATCAGAAGTACTTTGGAACCCCATTGATACTCTGTTGATTCCTATTTCCTTGTAAAAATGTACTTTTTTCTCTTCAACACTTTCTGGATTTACTTCTATCGTGAATTCTTCTAAATCAGATAGGTCCATATGTTCTTGTAACGAACGAAAGGTTTGTAAAATAAATTCTTCCTCAACAAAAGATGGAGTTCCCCCTCCAAAATAAATAGTTCTAACCTTCCTACCTTTTAATTTTTCACCTTTCAAGGTGATTTCTTTACTTAAGGCATTAAAATATTCGGCTTTTAAGGATAAATTAGTTGTAGATACATAATCACAATAAAGACATCTCTTCACGCAAAAGGGTATATGTAAATATACAGCAATATCATTAGAATTCAAAAAATAAACTTCCTCCTTTTTCGTTGAACGAAAAAAGTAGAGGTAACTTAAGATTTTCATTGTAAAGATAAAATTCATAAAAAAAGTCTTGGCCAAAAGCTATTCTTGTGCCCATATGCAAATGTTGATCAAATATATTTATTGGAATGGAAAATCCTATATTTGGGTACCATTTTTGTTGTATCAGAGACATTCCTACCTCTATTGTATCTACATAGTAAAGATCCAAGTTAACGATAGGAATATTAAAATAGAAGCCATTTGAATAGCCTAAACTGATAGGTATTTCTAACGGCCTATATATCCTAGCCTTTACTTCAAATAGATTTATATTTTTATTGTTAAAAAGAAATAAATTCCCTATAGCATATGAAGGGACGTTGAATTTAGCTTGAGTAAAGTTATATATATCATGGTCAAAATTTTTTACCTCAACTCTTTGAAAATTTTTTAATGTCAAAACTCCTAAAAAATTATTTTCAAGTTTGTACTCATATCCTAGACCAAATTCACTATTATATACGGGTAGGTTCACAAAGGCCTTGAAAAAAGACTCTCCGCTTTTCAGTTTTATCGTTCTGTTGAAGATCTTATTTTCTATATACAAAGAGTGGTAATCGAAATATCCCAGTTCTAATCCAAAATCTTCAAAAGACGATGTGTACAGCGAAAAGGTTACACCTTTATTTTCTATCTGGGACTCAAAAGGAGTGTAACCTACATAAGACAAAACTATTGTTGAAATAAACATAAAAACCCAGATGAAATATAATTTTCTCAAGATTTATCACCTCGTGGTGATTTCTAATTATCTTCTAATAATTCTTTGAGTATCTCGTTTGTTTTTTGTGGGTTAGCTTTACCTTTTGTTTCTTTCATAACTTGGCCAACAAAAAATCCTAAAAGTTTCTTCTTACCATTTTTGTACTTTTCAACACTATCGGGATTTTCTTTTAAAATATTTTCAATTATTTTCTTCAATTCATCTTCATTTTCTATTTGTTCTAAACCTTTCTTTTCAACAATCTGTTTGGGACTATCACCTGTTTTATACATCTGGGGAAAGATATCCTTAGCAATTTTTGTTGAAATTGTGTTTGTATCTAAAAGCATTTTTAACTCAGCAAAATGCTCAGGTTTAATCTTTACATTTTCTATACTATCCTCATTTTCTTTCATCTCTCTTAATAACTCAGTTAAAATAAAATTACTAACAAATTTCGCATCCTTTGCTAACTTTACACATCTTTCATAGTAATCAGCTAACTCTTTGTCAGAAGAGAGAATCTGTGCGTCATATTCAGGTATATTGTACTGAGTAACAAACCTTTTAGTCTTATCTTCTGGCATTTCCGGAATGAGTTTTTTAACGGTTTCGATAAGTTCGTCATTCAAAATCAGTATAGGGAGATCAGGTTCAGGAAAATATCTGTAGTCCATCTCTTCTTCTTTTGTTCTCATTGAGAAAGTTTCTTTTTTGTTGGCATCCCAACCTCTCGTTTCTTGTATTAACTCTCCGCCTTTTTCTAAATTATCGATAATTCTATCTCTTTCATATTCTAACGCTTTTTCTACAAATTTGAATGAATTTATATTCTTTATCTCTACCCTTTTACTTATTTCATTGTTTTCTTGGTTAAGAATCGAAACATTTGCATCACATCGTAAGGCTCCTTTTTCCATATCACCTGTAGAAATATCAGCATATCTAAGCAAATTCCTCAATTTTTCCATAAATATCCTTGCCTGTTTTGGAGTCTCAATATCCGGTACTGTTACAATCTCTAAAAGGGGTATCCCCGCCCTATTAAAATCTATCAAACTTTCTTGAGCAGAGGAAATTTGATCACCTTCATGAAGCATCTTGGCGGTGTCTTCTTCCAAATGCATCCTTCTTATTCTTATCTTTTTGCCTTCAACGTTGATGTATCCACCACTTACTATTGGATGAAAATACTGTGTAATTTGATAACCTTTGGGTAAATCAGGGTAAAAATAATTTTTTCTATCGAACCTCGAAAACTTATTTATCTGTCCATTTAGTATTAATCCAGCTTTTATTGCAAGTTTAAGCGCTTCTTCGTTTAATACCGGTAATGTTCCAGGTTGCCCTGTACACACTGGACAAACATTAATATTTGGCTCAGCTTCAAAATGTTCTGTACTGCATGAACAAAAGGCTTTGGATCTTGTTAGTAATTGGACGTGTATTTCTAATCCTATAATAGTTTTATACATAATTCGTCAACTCCTTAGGAGCCTCCTGAAAGAAATTGTCTGCTATAGTTAAAAGTTCTTCATCTTTCATGTATCGTCCGATGAATTGTATACCAAAAGGTAACCCTTGGACATCACCAAAGGGAATGCTGATGGCAGGTGACCCTGTTAAGTTCGCAGGAATTGTAAAGATATCCATTAAGTAATATTCTAAAGGTTTTAGACTTTCTCCTATCTTTGGTGGAAGAACAGGAGATGTGGGGGTCATTATCAAATGATAATCATTCAAAATTTCTTTCATCTTGTCACTCAACAATTTTCTTACTTTTGAAGCCTTTGAGTAATATTGATCATAATAAAGAGAAGATAGATTAAAAGTTCCCATCATTATTCTCCTTTTTACCTCTATCCCCAATCCAACCTCTCTGGTAGATTTATACATTTTATTTAAACCTAAGGCATGGTTTCTCAATCCGTATTTAACTCCATCGTATCTTGAAAGATTGGAGGAGGCTTCAGCAGGAGCTACTATGTAATAAATAGCCACTGAATATTCCAATTCCGGTATATCTTTTACATCAACTTTTGCTCCTTTGCTTCTCAAAAAGTTAATAGCTATTTCAAATTGTTTCATTATACTATCATCTGCGTGTTCATGATAAACAACCTTTGGAATGCAAATTTTAACTTGGGATAAATCTATATCTACATCTTTTAAAAGATCTTTATTGTGGTCCAAAGTGGTCGAATCTTTGGGATCTTTCCCTTTCATAATTTCTGTAACGATTCTGACATCCTTCACATTATTGGCAAAAACACCTATTTGATCAAGTGAAGACGAAAAGGCGGTTAAACCGTATCGTGATATCATACCGTATGAAGGCTTAAATCCTACAACACCACAAAAAGAGGCAGGCTGTCTTACGGATCCTCCAGTATCAGATCCTAAAGAAAATGGAACGTATCCTGCTGCTACAGCAGCAGCAGAACCTCCACTACTACCTCCTGGCACTCGTGTTAAATTCCTAGGATTTTTTACAGGGCCAAAGGCAGAATGCTCGTTGGTATTACCCATGGCAAACTCGTCCATATTGGTTTTCCCTAATACAGTAAAACCGGCTTTTAAAAGTTTTTCAACCGCTGTTGCAGTATACGGAGAATCATAATTTTCAAGGATTTTAGAACTATTTGTTGTTTTTGTGCCTTTAACTAATATGTTATCTTTCACCAAAAAAGGTATGCCAAAGTAATTACCACCTTTGTTCCCTTCTACCTTTTCTATTCTCAAAACCGCATTTATTTCCTTATCTTTTTCTTGTATCCTTTTGATACTTTCTTCTATAAAGTTTTTACCAATCAAATCATCTATGGTCAAATATATCACCTCAAAAAAGAGTAGTAATTAGAAAATGTAGTATCTAAAATCGAATATCAAAAGTAAAATAAAACTTGCAATAATTAATCCGTAAGATAAGTAAGAAAGCGTTCTCCAAAGTTGGTAACTTCCCTTCGTGTACCTTATAGGTGTCAACCAGCCAAAGGTAAAACCTATCCCTAATCCTCCTAAATGGGCAAAATTGTTTATATTAGCACCTGGTAAAAATCCCCAGATCACGTTTATTAAGATAATTGGGAGTAAAGCGGTACCTGTTACAGGTCTCAACATAGTTGGCGTATCATGCCGGAACCCTGCACCAAAAAGTAAGCCTATCAATCCAAATATCGCTCCTGATGCTCCTACAGAGATCGCACCCGGTAAAAATAAGTGGGTTAAAAGATTACCAAAAAGGCCTGATAAAATGTATATTGAAATAAATCTTTCTTTTCCATAAGCCCTTTCAACTAAGTTACCCACATAAAATAGGGCGAACATATTGAAAAATATGTGAAATAGTCCACCATGAACAAACATAGAAGTAATCAACCGGAACCATTCCCCAGCAGTGATTAAATTACCAAGTTGGGCTCCAAAGAGTATGTATATACGCGGATTAGAAAAAGCGCTTATACCACCAAATAAAAACATCATGATAAATATCAATACATTCAATATTATTAAGTAACTCGTAATATTTCTTTGCATCTCTTTCTCCTTTCTTTATCTATATGTATGGTATGCCTAGTTTTCACGGAGTTTGATTCTTTTATCGTTCAATCTTTCTAAAATGGATCTTTCCACTTCATTGACTTCTTCTTCTGTTAAAGTTTTATTTTCTGATCTATAAACTATTGAAACGGTTATACTTATTTTATCTTCTTCTATGTTTTTCCCTCTGTAAACGTCAAAGATCTTAAAATCTTCCACAATGTCTGCAGCACTTACTATTATTTCTTGAATCTCTTTAAATTCGATGTTTATGGGAACAATCATAGAATATTCCCTTTTGATAGCAGGAAAATCTACTTTTTTGAATTCTCTTTTAATTTCTTTTTTATCTATAAAAACCTTATCTAGATTGATCTCACAGACATATATTGGGTCTTTTATTTCGTAATAATTCTCTGCTATTGCCGGATCAAGTAGACCTAAAAAGCCTACTTCTTCGTTGTTGAAAAATAAATGAGCACTTTGTGCTTTCAGAAAACCAGGTTGATCATTTCTTACGTATTCTATTTTTACGTTGAATTCATTCAATAAGTTTTCTAAAGCACCTTTTACAGAATAAAATGTAACCTCTCTCTTATCTGTGAAATCATCATTATTTTCTCTTCCCGTTGCAACAAAGGCAAGGTTAGTAAATTCCTTTGCACCTGTCTCACTATCTTTATCTGCATGGAAAACTTTATCAATTTCGAACATTTTTATATCTTTTGTTTGGTTTCTATAATTAAAAGAAGCAGAATCTAATAAACCATATATCAATTTGGATGACATGTATTCTAATTCTGAAGAGATTGGATTAATCAATCTTAAATCCAATTCATTTTCCATCCACATTTTATTCCCATTGTTCAGCGGAAAGGTCTTTGCCTCATGATAACCGTTAGCCAACATAATCTCTGTTGTTTTTTCTTTAAAAGAAACAAAATCTCCCTTACTTCCTATCATTCCACTTAGATTTGGGAAAGCAGACTGTAT is a window of Petrotoga olearia DSM 13574 DNA encoding:
- a CDS encoding deoxycytidylate deaminase, yielding MFLQLKGGFFLDKKDEVENYLKNKNFDNPHLFKERKDWDKYFMEVADLVSKRSTCLHRKVGAVIVKEKRILATGYNQPPSGFPHCEDIGCIRDDLGIKSGENQEICYGLHAEQNALMQASKFGISTDNASIYITHQPCSVCARLVINAGIKNVHYREGYPDSLTKLFFDTCNIQTKVIE
- the hemW gene encoding radical SAM family heme chaperone HemW — encoded protein: MNSNDIAVYLHIPFCVKRCLYCDYVSTTNLSLKAEYFNALSKEITLKGEKLKGRKVRTIYFGGGTPSFVEEEFILQTFRSLQEHMDLSDLEEFTIEVNPESVEEKKVHFYKEIGINRVSMGFQSTSDKILKTVGRSHDFNKELESYKLLTSFYDNINIDFIVGLPYENFDTVNSNLEFIEKMKPSHISYYLLDSSHDTPLKHFLEIKEMKLPEDDLVYDLLDYIYDQLKKLQYNRYEISSWSLHQKECIHNQFYWYNLDYVGFGISAGGHINKERYVNTSDVKAYITKLKDDELPYDTKNVNDEFTELLETLFMSLRLTKGITYDSLIQRFSKNVVDNVLNQLKNNLEEYISIEDSIKLTTKGLNFSRFVFENLLDVSPT
- the gatB gene encoding Asp-tRNA(Asn)/Glu-tRNA(Gln) amidotransferase subunit GatB; amino-acid sequence: MMYKTIIGLEIHVQLLTRSKAFCSCSTEHFEAEPNINVCPVCTGQPGTLPVLNEEALKLAIKAGLILNGQINKFSRFDRKNYFYPDLPKGYQITQYFHPIVSGGYINVEGKKIRIRRMHLEEDTAKMLHEGDQISSAQESLIDFNRAGIPLLEIVTVPDIETPKQARIFMEKLRNLLRYADISTGDMEKGALRCDANVSILNQENNEISKRVEIKNINSFKFVEKALEYERDRIIDNLEKGGELIQETRGWDANKKETFSMRTKEEEMDYRYFPEPDLPILILNDELIETVKKLIPEMPEDKTKRFVTQYNIPEYDAQILSSDKELADYYERCVKLAKDAKFVSNFILTELLREMKENEDSIENVKIKPEHFAELKMLLDTNTISTKIAKDIFPQMYKTGDSPKQIVEKKGLEQIENEDELKKIIENILKENPDSVEKYKNGKKKLLGFFVGQVMKETKGKANPQKTNEILKELLEDN
- the gatA gene encoding Asp-tRNA(Asn)/Glu-tRNA(Gln) amidotransferase subunit GatA, whose translation is MIYLTIDDLIGKNFIEESIKRIQEKDKEINAVLRIEKVEGNKGGNYFGIPFLVKDNILVKGTKTTNSSKILENYDSPYTATAVEKLLKAGFTVLGKTNMDEFAMGNTNEHSAFGPVKNPRNLTRVPGGSSGGSAAAVAAGYVPFSLGSDTGGSVRQPASFCGVVGFKPSYGMISRYGLTAFSSSLDQIGVFANNVKDVRIVTEIMKGKDPKDSTTLDHNKDLLKDVDIDLSQVKICIPKVVYHEHADDSIMKQFEIAINFLRSKGAKVDVKDIPELEYSVAIYYIVAPAEASSNLSRYDGVKYGLRNHALGLNKMYKSTREVGLGIEVKRRIMMGTFNLSSLYYDQYYSKASKVRKLLSDKMKEILNDYHLIMTPTSPVLPPKIGESLKPLEYYLMDIFTIPANLTGSPAISIPFGDVQGLPFGIQFIGRYMKDEELLTIADNFFQEAPKELTNYV
- a CDS encoding rhomboid family intramembrane serine protease translates to MQRNITSYLIILNVLIFIMMFLFGGISAFSNPRIYILFGAQLGNLITAGEWFRLITSMFVHGGLFHIFFNMFALFYVGNLVERAYGKERFISIYILSGLFGNLLTHLFLPGAISVGASGAIFGLIGLLFGAGFRHDTPTMLRPVTGTALLPIILINVIWGFLPGANINNFAHLGGLGIGFTFGWLTPIRYTKGSYQLWRTLSYLSYGLIIASFILLLIFDFRYYIF